From Ramlibacter tataouinensis, the proteins below share one genomic window:
- a CDS encoding PQQ-dependent sugar dehydrogenase, protein MHRLLACLLVSLALTACGDVSRLPDERSFGPNPQLPQPTRGLLPTVHVAPALGWPEGGKPQSPQGWRVTAFARELSHPRWLHVLPNGDVLVAESNKPATPDEPGGFKSWAAKLVMKRAGAGVPSADRITLLRDTDGDGIAETRSVLLEGLHSPFGMALVGERLYIANANGIVRVPYRPGDTRIAAKPETVTELPAGINHHWTKNIVASRDGARLYATVGSNSNAAEHGMEIEQGRAAIWEVDLATGNKRLFASGLRNPNGLAWEPVTGALWTVVNERDELGSDLVPDYLTAVKEGAFYGWPWSYWGQHVDTRVQPARPEMVARAVVPDFALGNHVAPLGLVFSDARMPPPFDSGAFIGEHGSWNRRPLSGYKVVFVPFANGRPSSMPRDVLTGFVSPEGKAWGRPVGVALDGRGALLVADDVGNAVWRITAARER, encoded by the coding sequence ATGCATCGGCTGCTCGCCTGTCTTCTTGTCTCACTCGCGCTAACCGCCTGCGGTGACGTCTCCAGGCTGCCCGACGAGCGCAGCTTCGGTCCCAATCCGCAGCTGCCGCAGCCCACCCGCGGGCTGCTGCCCACCGTCCATGTCGCGCCGGCGCTGGGCTGGCCCGAGGGCGGCAAGCCCCAGTCGCCGCAGGGCTGGCGGGTCACCGCCTTCGCGCGCGAGCTGTCGCATCCGCGCTGGCTGCATGTGCTGCCCAATGGGGATGTGCTGGTCGCCGAGAGCAACAAGCCCGCCACGCCCGACGAGCCCGGCGGCTTCAAGTCCTGGGCCGCGAAGCTGGTCATGAAGCGCGCCGGCGCCGGTGTGCCCAGCGCCGATCGCATTACCCTGTTGCGTGACACCGACGGCGACGGCATCGCCGAAACGCGCAGCGTGCTGCTGGAGGGACTGCACTCGCCCTTCGGCATGGCCCTGGTGGGCGAAAGGCTCTACATCGCGAATGCGAACGGCATCGTGCGGGTGCCTTACCGCCCCGGCGACACGCGCATCGCGGCGAAGCCGGAAACCGTGACCGAGCTGCCGGCCGGCATCAACCACCACTGGACCAAGAACATCGTGGCCTCGCGCGACGGCGCCCGCCTGTACGCCACCGTGGGTTCCAACAGCAATGCCGCGGAACACGGCATGGAGATCGAACAGGGCCGCGCCGCGATCTGGGAGGTGGATCTTGCCACCGGCAACAAGCGCCTGTTCGCCAGCGGCCTGCGCAATCCCAATGGCCTGGCCTGGGAGCCCGTGACCGGCGCGTTGTGGACCGTGGTGAACGAGCGCGACGAGTTGGGCAGCGACCTGGTGCCCGACTACCTGACGGCCGTGAAGGAGGGCGCCTTCTACGGCTGGCCCTGGAGCTACTGGGGCCAGCATGTGGACACGCGCGTGCAACCGGCGCGGCCCGAGATGGTGGCGCGCGCGGTCGTGCCTGATTTCGCGCTGGGCAACCACGTCGCGCCGCTCGGCCTCGTGTTCTCGGACGCCAGGATGCCGCCGCCCTTCGACAGCGGCGCCTTCATCGGCGAGCACGGCTCCTGGAACCGGCGCCCGCTGTCCGGCTACAAGGTGGTGTTCGTGCCCTTCGCGAACGGCCGTCCCTCGAGCATGCCGCGGGACGTGCTGACCGGTTTCGTCAGCCCGGAAGGCAAGGCCTGGGGGCGGCCGGTGGGCGTGGCCCTGGATGGCCGCGGCGCTTTGCTGGTCGCGGACGACGTGGGGAACGCGGTTTGGCGGATTACCGCCGCCAGGGAGCGCTGA
- the parC gene encoding DNA topoisomerase IV subunit A — protein MEQDLLSFDNAGGGDDSPDLASYAQRAYLEYALSVVKGRALPDVCDGQKPVQRRILYSMARMGLGYSGTAGARPVKSARVVGDVLGRFHPHGDQAAYDALVRMAQDFSQRYPLIDGHGNFGSRDGDGAAAMRYTEARLARISNLLLDEIDEGTVDFVANYDGSTQEPRQLPARLPFTLLNGASGIAVGLATEIPSHNLREVADACIAFIKNARLTDEELLELIPGPDFPGGGQIISAASDIAEAYRTGRGSLKVRARWKIEELARGQWQLVVNELPPGVSAQKVLEEIEELTNPKVKAGKKALTQEQVQLKQTVLAVVDAVRDESSKDAAVRVVFEPKTSRIEQGDLIGTLLAHTSLETSAPINLTSIGLDGKPVQKSLRQMISEWIEFRHQTIERRSRHRLDKVLDRIHILEGRQLVLLNIDEVIHIIRNSDEPKPALIARFKLSERQADDILDIRLRQLARLEAIKIEQELKELREDQKKLEEILGSPAALRRLMVKEIEQDAKQFADERRTLIQAEKRAVAEIKVIDEPVTVVVSNKGWVRARQGHGHEAASFAFKAGDGLYGTFECRTVDILLAFGSNGRVYTVPVSVLPGARGDGQPLTTFIELEAGTHLMHYFAGAPGAWLLLSGTGGYGFLATVENMISRQKAGKAFISVGEGESVCRPSPANVAPQVPATHVACASANGRILTFEIGELKPMANGGRGLMLIDLDPKDTLAGAAAYTRSVQIEGVGRGGKEREEVLEIRSLNNAKAGRGRKGKAADLGFKPTGILRVE, from the coding sequence ATGGAACAAGACCTCCTTTCTTTCGACAACGCCGGCGGCGGCGACGACAGTCCCGACCTCGCGTCCTATGCGCAGCGCGCCTACCTCGAGTACGCGCTGTCGGTGGTCAAGGGCCGCGCGCTGCCCGACGTGTGCGACGGCCAGAAGCCGGTGCAGCGCCGGATCCTCTACTCGATGGCCCGCATGGGCCTGGGCTACAGCGGGACGGCTGGGGCGCGGCCGGTCAAGAGCGCGCGCGTGGTCGGTGACGTGCTCGGCCGCTTCCATCCGCACGGCGACCAGGCCGCCTACGACGCGCTGGTGCGCATGGCGCAGGACTTCTCGCAGCGCTATCCGCTGATCGACGGCCACGGCAACTTCGGCAGCCGCGATGGCGACGGCGCGGCGGCGATGCGCTACACCGAGGCGCGGCTGGCGCGCATCAGCAACCTGCTGCTCGACGAGATCGACGAGGGCACGGTTGATTTCGTCGCCAACTACGACGGCAGCACGCAGGAGCCGCGCCAGCTGCCGGCGCGCCTGCCGTTCACGCTGCTCAATGGCGCCAGCGGCATCGCGGTGGGCCTGGCCACCGAGATCCCCAGCCACAACCTGCGAGAAGTGGCCGACGCCTGCATCGCTTTCATCAAGAACGCGCGGCTTACTGACGAAGAACTGCTGGAGCTGATCCCCGGACCGGACTTCCCCGGCGGCGGACAGATCATCAGCGCCGCCTCCGACATCGCCGAGGCCTATCGCACCGGCCGCGGCTCGCTCAAGGTGCGCGCGCGCTGGAAGATCGAGGAGCTCGCGCGCGGCCAGTGGCAGCTGGTGGTGAACGAGCTGCCGCCCGGCGTGAGCGCGCAGAAGGTGCTGGAGGAGATCGAGGAACTCACCAACCCCAAGGTCAAGGCCGGCAAGAAGGCGCTGACGCAGGAGCAGGTGCAGCTGAAGCAGACCGTGCTGGCGGTGGTCGATGCGGTGCGCGATGAATCCAGCAAGGATGCGGCGGTGCGCGTGGTGTTCGAGCCCAAGACCAGCCGCATCGAGCAGGGCGACCTGATCGGCACGCTGCTGGCCCACACCAGCCTGGAAACGTCCGCGCCGATCAACCTGACCTCGATCGGCCTGGACGGCAAGCCGGTGCAGAAGTCGCTGCGCCAGATGATCAGCGAATGGATCGAGTTCCGCCACCAGACCATCGAGCGGCGCTCGCGCCATCGCCTGGACAAGGTGCTGGACCGCATCCACATCCTCGAAGGCCGGCAGCTGGTGCTGTTGAACATCGACGAGGTGATCCACATCATCCGCAACAGCGACGAGCCCAAGCCGGCGCTGATCGCGCGCTTCAAGCTCTCCGAGCGCCAGGCCGACGACATCCTCGACATCCGTCTGCGCCAGTTGGCGCGGCTCGAAGCGATCAAGATCGAACAGGAACTCAAGGAACTGCGCGAGGACCAGAAGAAGCTGGAGGAAATCCTCGGCAGCCCGGCGGCGCTGCGCCGTCTGATGGTCAAGGAGATCGAGCAGGACGCCAAGCAGTTCGCCGACGAGCGGCGCACGCTGATCCAGGCCGAGAAGCGCGCGGTCGCCGAGATCAAGGTGATCGACGAGCCGGTGACGGTGGTGGTCTCCAACAAGGGTTGGGTGCGCGCGCGCCAGGGCCATGGCCACGAGGCGGCCAGCTTCGCCTTCAAGGCCGGCGACGGCCTGTACGGCACCTTCGAGTGCCGCACGGTGGACATCCTGCTGGCTTTCGGCAGCAACGGGCGCGTCTACACGGTGCCGGTGTCGGTGCTGCCGGGCGCGCGTGGCGACGGCCAGCCGCTCACCACCTTCATCGAACTGGAGGCCGGCACACACCTGATGCACTACTTCGCGGGTGCGCCGGGCGCGTGGCTGCTGCTGTCGGGCACCGGCGGCTACGGCTTCCTGGCCACGGTCGAGAACATGATCTCGCGCCAGAAGGCCGGCAAGGCGTTCATCAGCGTGGGCGAGGGCGAGTCGGTGTGCCGGCCGTCGCCGGCCAATGTGGCGCCGCAGGTGCCGGCAACACACGTGGCCTGCGCCTCGGCCAACGGCCGCATCCTGACCTTCGAGATCGGCGAGCTGAAGCCGATGGCCAACGGCGGCCGCGGCCTGATGCTGATCGACCTCGATCCCAAGGACACGCTGGCCGGGGCCGCCGCCTACACGCGCAGCGTGCAGATCGAGGGCGTGGGGCGTGGCGGCAAGGAGCGCGAGGAGGTGCTGGAGATCCGCTCGCTCAACAACGCCAAGGCCGGCCGCGGCCGCAAGGGCAAGGCCGCCGACCTGGGCTTCAAGCCGACCGGCATTTTGCGCGTCGAGTAA
- a CDS encoding lytic transglycosylase domain-containing protein, whose protein sequence is MNPLASCLVAAGLALVLAAPVRAEVWGYVDEKGVPHFASEKLDQRYELFFRGGEDPPGRASTPRAVAVPTAPPKLLAYFEVAPGYKQVQHHLRAASRAHGVDYELLKALIATESGFDAQAVSPKGAVGLMQIMPATAQRWGVSGDAKTPVEKKLADPAVNIRTGTRYLRYLIDLYPGQLDLALAAYNAGEGAVMRAGRQVPNYRETQNYVKTVLQLYAMLKPPAALATGRVRVEFAAAPSPSELDTLSD, encoded by the coding sequence GTGAATCCACTGGCTTCGTGCCTCGTCGCCGCGGGCCTGGCCCTGGTGCTGGCAGCTCCGGTGCGCGCCGAGGTCTGGGGCTATGTGGACGAGAAGGGGGTGCCGCATTTCGCCTCCGAGAAGCTCGACCAGCGCTACGAGCTGTTCTTTCGCGGCGGCGAGGATCCGCCCGGCCGCGCCAGCACGCCGCGTGCCGTGGCGGTGCCCACCGCGCCGCCCAAGCTGCTGGCCTACTTCGAGGTGGCGCCCGGCTACAAGCAGGTGCAGCACCACTTGCGCGCCGCCTCGCGCGCGCACGGCGTGGACTACGAGCTGCTGAAGGCGCTGATCGCCACCGAATCGGGCTTCGATGCCCAGGCGGTGTCGCCCAAGGGCGCGGTGGGGCTGATGCAGATCATGCCGGCTACCGCCCAGCGCTGGGGCGTGAGCGGCGATGCGAAGACACCGGTTGAAAAGAAGCTCGCCGACCCGGCCGTCAACATCCGGACCGGCACGCGGTACCTGCGCTACCTGATCGACCTCTATCCGGGCCAGCTCGACCTGGCGCTGGCCGCCTACAACGCCGGCGAGGGCGCGGTGATGCGCGCCGGCCGGCAGGTGCCCAATTACCGCGAGACCCAGAACTACGTGAAGACCGTGCTGCAGCTTTACGCCATGCTCAAGCCGCCGGCCGCGCTGGCCACGGGCCGGGTGCGCGTGGAATTCGCTGCGGCGCCTTCGCCGTCGGAACTCGACACCCTCAGTGATTGA
- a CDS encoding GNAT family N-acetyltransferase, translated as MTIANFAASTPDRTNARVRLRPTMSSDLDYVVSLEQSAENLAFITPWERTQHEAAIRFPDFRHFIVEGGPDLSAVGFLILIGCRSPQQSIELKRMVIQAKGSGFGRAALRMAKKIAFDDLKAHRFWLDVKKRNTRAKALYDSEGFVFEGELREAVKTDGGFESLIVMSMLRQEFSGRRELGLELKA; from the coding sequence ATGACCATCGCCAACTTCGCCGCCAGCACGCCTGACCGTACCAACGCGCGGGTGCGCCTGCGCCCGACCATGAGCAGCGACCTGGACTACGTGGTCTCGCTCGAGCAGTCGGCGGAGAACCTGGCCTTCATCACGCCCTGGGAGCGCACGCAGCACGAGGCGGCGATCCGCTTCCCGGATTTCCGCCACTTCATCGTCGAAGGCGGCCCCGACCTGTCGGCCGTCGGCTTCCTGATCCTGATCGGCTGCCGCAGCCCGCAGCAGTCGATCGAGCTCAAGCGCATGGTGATCCAGGCCAAGGGCTCGGGCTTCGGCCGCGCGGCCCTGCGCATGGCCAAGAAGATCGCCTTCGACGACCTCAAGGCCCACCGCTTCTGGCTCGACGTGAAGAAGCGCAACACCCGCGCCAAGGCGCTCTACGACAGCGAAGGCTTCGTGTTCGAAGGCGAGCTGCGCGAAGCGGTGAAGACCGACGGCGGATTCGAGTCGCTGATCGTCATGTCGATGCTGCGCCAGGAGTTCAGCGGGCGGCGCGAGTTGGGGCTGGAGCTGAAAGCGTGA
- a CDS encoding DNA topoisomerase IV subunit B → MAVKPDTGYSEGSIRVLKGLEPVKQRPGMYTRTDNPLHVIQEVLDNAADEALAGFGKRIKTTLHSDGSVSIEDDGRGIPFGLHPEEKAPVIELVYTRLHAGGKFDKGKGGAYSFSGGLHGVGVSVTNALAKRLEVSTHREGQVAHIVFSGGDVIEQLHLRKLQEGERRQGTTVRVWPDPKYFESHALPMTELAHLLRSKAVLMPGVTVSLVNEKARDTQSWQYKGGLRDYLMQTLTADPVIPLFEGEGYAQNNDNFAEGEGAQWCVAFTEDGQPVRESYVNLIPTSAGGTHESGLRDGLFNAVKSFVDLHSLLPKGVKLLPEDVFARASYVLSAKVLDPQFQGQIKERLNSRDAVRLVSSFVRPALELWLNQHVEYGKKLAELAIKAAQSRQKAGQKVEKRKGSGVAVLPGKLTDCESRDLSHNEVFLVEGDSAGGSAKMGRDKECQAILPLRGKVLNTWEVERDRLFANTEIHDIAVAIGVDPHGPNDNPDLSNLRYGKICILSDADVDGSHIQVLLLTLFFRHFPKLIDAGNVYIARPPLFRVDAPARGKKPPSKTYALDEGELTAILDKLRKEGVREGAWSISRFKGLGEMSAEQLWETTLNPDTRRLLPVQLGKLDFLATESLITKLMGKGEAAARRELMELHGDAVEVDI, encoded by the coding sequence ATGGCAGTCAAACCCGACACCGGTTACTCCGAAGGCTCGATCCGGGTGCTCAAGGGCCTGGAGCCCGTGAAGCAGCGGCCCGGCATGTACACCCGCACCGACAACCCGCTGCATGTGATCCAGGAAGTCCTGGACAACGCGGCGGACGAAGCGCTGGCCGGCTTCGGCAAGCGCATCAAGACCACCCTGCACAGCGACGGTTCCGTCAGCATCGAGGACGACGGCCGGGGCATTCCCTTCGGGCTGCATCCCGAGGAGAAGGCGCCGGTGATCGAACTGGTCTACACCCGGCTGCACGCCGGCGGCAAGTTCGACAAGGGCAAGGGCGGTGCCTACAGCTTCTCCGGCGGCCTGCACGGCGTGGGCGTGTCGGTGACCAACGCGCTGGCCAAGCGCCTGGAGGTCAGCACGCATCGCGAAGGGCAGGTGGCCCACATCGTGTTCTCCGGCGGCGACGTGATCGAGCAGCTGCACCTGCGCAAGCTGCAGGAGGGCGAGCGCCGCCAGGGCACCACCGTGCGCGTGTGGCCCGATCCCAAGTACTTCGAATCCCACGCCCTGCCCATGACCGAGCTGGCGCACCTGCTGCGCAGCAAGGCGGTGCTGATGCCCGGCGTCACCGTGTCGCTGGTCAACGAGAAGGCCAGGGACACCCAGAGCTGGCAGTACAAGGGCGGCCTGCGCGACTACCTGATGCAGACTTTGACGGCCGACCCCGTCATCCCGCTGTTCGAGGGCGAGGGATACGCGCAAAACAACGACAACTTCGCCGAAGGCGAGGGCGCGCAGTGGTGCGTGGCCTTCACCGAGGATGGCCAGCCGGTGCGCGAGAGCTACGTCAACCTGATTCCCACCAGCGCCGGCGGCACCCACGAAAGCGGCCTGCGCGACGGCCTGTTCAATGCCGTGAAGAGCTTCGTGGACCTGCACTCGCTGCTGCCCAAGGGGGTGAAGCTGCTGCCCGAAGACGTGTTCGCGCGCGCCTCCTACGTGCTGTCGGCCAAGGTGCTGGACCCGCAGTTCCAGGGCCAGATCAAGGAGCGCCTGAATTCGCGCGATGCGGTGCGCCTGGTGTCCAGCTTCGTGCGGCCGGCGCTGGAGCTGTGGCTCAACCAGCACGTGGAGTACGGCAAGAAGCTCGCCGAGCTGGCGATCAAGGCCGCGCAGTCGCGCCAGAAGGCGGGGCAGAAGGTTGAAAAACGCAAGGGCTCGGGCGTGGCCGTGCTGCCGGGCAAGCTGACCGACTGCGAAAGCCGCGACCTCTCGCACAACGAGGTGTTCCTGGTCGAGGGCGACTCCGCCGGCGGCAGCGCCAAGATGGGCCGCGACAAGGAATGCCAGGCGATCCTGCCGCTGCGCGGCAAGGTGCTCAACACCTGGGAGGTGGAGCGCGACCGCCTGTTCGCCAACACCGAGATCCACGACATCGCGGTGGCCATCGGCGTCGATCCGCACGGGCCGAACGACAACCCGGACTTGTCCAACCTGCGCTACGGCAAGATCTGCATCCTGTCCGATGCCGACGTGGACGGCTCGCACATCCAGGTGCTGCTGCTCACGCTGTTCTTCCGTCATTTCCCCAAGCTCATCGACGCGGGCAATGTGTACATCGCGCGGCCGCCGCTGTTCCGGGTCGATGCGCCGGCGCGCGGCAAGAAGCCGCCCTCCAAGACCTACGCGTTGGACGAAGGCGAGCTCACCGCCATCCTCGACAAGCTGCGCAAGGAGGGCGTGCGCGAAGGCGCCTGGAGCATCAGCCGCTTCAAGGGCCTGGGCGAGATGAGCGCCGAGCAGCTGTGGGAAACCACGCTCAACCCCGACACCCGCCGGCTGCTGCCGGTGCAGCTGGGCAAGCTCGATTTCCTGGCCACCGAGAGCCTGATCACCAAGCTCATGGGCAAAGGCGAAGCGGCGGCCCGCCGCGAGCTGATGGAACTCCACGGCGATGCCGTGGAAGTGGACATCTAG
- a CDS encoding MFS transporter, whose amino-acid sequence MQQRLSMAQVLACGAAVVTLSMGIRHGFGLWLQPITQAQGWSRETFAFAIAIQNLAWGCFGIFAGMAADRFGAFRVLVTGGVLYALGLAGMALSPTPQLFALTAGVLLGAAQAGTTYAVIYGVIGRQVDANRRSWAMGMAAAAGSFGQFLMVPVEGFLIAGFGWQHALLILAVFALLIGPLAYGLREPGFHASAPHRHREQTIGQALREAFRYPSFQLLMAGYFVCGFQVVFIGVHMPSYLRDKGLSPQVASYALALIGLFNIFGTYLAGTLGQKLAKRKILATIYLGRALAIALFLWAPLTPASVYVFASVMGLLWLSTVPPTNATVAQIFGVAHLSMLGGFVFFSHQIGSFLGVWLGGLLYDRTGSYDIVWYLAIALGIFAALVNLPVREAPIPRGAPQPA is encoded by the coding sequence ATGCAGCAAAGACTTTCCATGGCCCAGGTGCTCGCTTGTGGCGCCGCCGTCGTCACGCTTTCCATGGGCATCCGCCACGGTTTCGGGTTGTGGCTGCAGCCCATCACCCAGGCCCAAGGGTGGAGCCGCGAGACCTTCGCCTTCGCCATCGCCATCCAGAACCTGGCCTGGGGCTGCTTCGGCATCTTTGCCGGCATGGCTGCCGACCGTTTCGGCGCCTTCCGCGTACTGGTCACCGGCGGCGTGCTGTACGCCCTCGGGCTGGCGGGCATGGCGCTGTCGCCGACGCCCCAGCTGTTCGCGCTCACCGCCGGCGTGCTGCTGGGCGCGGCCCAGGCCGGCACCACCTATGCCGTGATCTACGGCGTCATCGGGCGGCAGGTCGATGCCAACCGGCGGTCCTGGGCGATGGGCATGGCCGCGGCAGCCGGTTCGTTCGGCCAGTTCCTGATGGTGCCGGTCGAGGGCTTCCTGATCGCCGGCTTCGGCTGGCAGCACGCCCTGCTGATCCTGGCGGTGTTCGCCCTGCTGATCGGACCGCTGGCCTACGGACTGCGCGAGCCCGGCTTCCACGCCAGCGCGCCGCACCGGCACCGCGAGCAGACGATCGGCCAAGCCCTGCGCGAGGCCTTCCGCTACCCGAGCTTCCAGCTGCTGATGGCCGGCTACTTCGTCTGCGGCTTCCAGGTGGTCTTTATCGGCGTGCACATGCCCAGCTACCTCCGGGACAAGGGCCTCTCGCCGCAGGTGGCCAGCTACGCGCTGGCGCTGATCGGCCTGTTCAACATCTTCGGCACCTACCTTGCGGGCACGCTGGGCCAGAAGCTGGCCAAGCGCAAGATCCTGGCCACCATCTATCTCGGCCGCGCGCTGGCGATCGCGCTGTTCCTGTGGGCGCCGCTCACGCCGGCCTCGGTGTACGTGTTCGCCAGCGTCATGGGGCTGCTGTGGCTGTCCACCGTGCCGCCCACCAACGCGACGGTAGCGCAGATCTTCGGCGTGGCGCACCTGTCCATGCTGGGCGGCTTTGTGTTCTTCAGCCACCAGATCGGCTCCTTCCTCGGCGTGTGGCTCGGGGGCCTGCTGTACGACCGCACCGGCAGCTACGACATCGTCTGGTACCTGGCCATCGCGCTGGGCATCTTCGCCGCGCTGGTGAACCTGCCGGTGCGCGAAGCGCCGATCCCGCGCGGCGCGCCGCAACCGGCCTGA
- a CDS encoding SDR family oxidoreductase has translation MKVFVITGASDGIGAEIARQLARAHGKDAALVLAARNGGKLEAVAALCRQAGAQALAVMTDVAQEAQCRALIDKAVQAYGRIDVLINNAGMSAHALFGDVRAQDLHWYEDLMKVNLWGAVWCTHAALPQLKASRGQVVAVSSLAGLVGVPGRTAYSATKFALAGFFEALRIELKPAGVAVTTVYPGVVATETRRRGYNARGEPAGTSGLKEEAAMSAEECARLAIAGMNRRQREVVMTARGRLGRFMKLLAPGLVENMALAALKDEVRPD, from the coding sequence ATGAAAGTTTTCGTCATCACCGGCGCGTCGGATGGCATCGGCGCCGAGATCGCCCGCCAGCTCGCGCGCGCCCACGGCAAGGACGCGGCGCTGGTTCTGGCCGCGCGCAACGGCGGCAAGCTGGAGGCGGTCGCCGCGCTGTGCCGGCAGGCCGGCGCCCAGGCCCTGGCCGTCATGACCGACGTGGCGCAGGAGGCGCAGTGCCGGGCGCTGATCGACAAGGCGGTGCAGGCCTACGGCCGCATCGACGTCCTGATCAACAACGCCGGGATGTCGGCGCATGCCCTGTTCGGCGACGTGCGCGCCCAGGACCTGCACTGGTACGAAGACCTGATGAAGGTGAACCTGTGGGGCGCCGTGTGGTGCACGCACGCCGCGCTGCCGCAGCTGAAGGCCAGCCGCGGGCAGGTCGTGGCGGTGTCCTCGCTGGCAGGGCTGGTGGGCGTGCCGGGGCGCACCGCCTACAGCGCCACCAAGTTTGCGCTGGCCGGCTTCTTCGAAGCCTTGCGCATCGAGCTCAAGCCCGCGGGCGTGGCCGTGACCACGGTCTATCCCGGGGTGGTGGCGACAGAGACGCGCCGCCGCGGCTACAACGCGCGCGGTGAGCCGGCCGGCACCAGCGGCCTGAAGGAAGAAGCCGCCATGAGCGCGGAGGAATGCGCGCGCCTGGCGATCGCCGGCATGAACCGCCGGCAGCGCGAGGTGGTCATGACCGCCCGCGGCCGGCTCGGGCGCTTCATGAAGCTGCTGGCGCCGGGGCTGGTCGAGAACATGGCGCTGGCCGCGCTCAAGGACGAGGTCCGGCCCGATTAA
- a CDS encoding class I SAM-dependent methyltransferase has protein sequence MHDSQIPSNWVRRWAHLVPAGGAVLDVACGQGRHLRHFAQRGHPVTGVDRDAASLAHAQGLGETLVADIENGPWPFSGRSFAGVVVTNYLWRPLLPAILGCIGPGGVLIYETFAAGNETVGKPSRPDFLLAPGELLRACEALRVVAYEDGFLQGPDRFVQRIAAVRAQPTAAPARHALEAA, from the coding sequence ATGCACGACTCGCAGATCCCCTCGAACTGGGTCCGGCGCTGGGCCCACCTGGTGCCCGCGGGCGGCGCCGTGCTCGACGTGGCCTGCGGCCAGGGTCGGCACCTGCGTCACTTCGCGCAGCGGGGCCACCCGGTCACCGGCGTGGACCGCGACGCCGCTTCACTGGCGCATGCGCAGGGCCTGGGCGAAACGCTGGTGGCCGACATCGAGAACGGCCCCTGGCCGTTTTCCGGCCGCAGTTTTGCGGGCGTCGTGGTGACAAATTACCTCTGGCGTCCGCTTTTGCCTGCCATCCTCGGCTGTATTGGCCCGGGCGGCGTACTGATCTACGAAACTTTCGCTGCCGGCAACGAGACGGTCGGCAAACCGTCTCGACCGGACTTCCTGCTTGCCCCCGGCGAACTGCTGCGCGCCTGCGAAGCGCTGCGTGTGGTCGCCTACGAGGACGGTTTCCTCCAGGGGCCGGATCGCTTCGTCCAGCGCATCGCCGCCGTGCGTGCGCAGCCCACCGCTGCGCCAGCCCGGCATGCGCTCGAGGCAGCTTGA
- the dapA gene encoding 4-hydroxy-tetrahydrodipicolinate synthase — MTPITGSIVALATPMHEDGSVDYPTLRKLVDWHIAEGTACIGVVGTTGESPTVDVEEHHEIIRVSVEQARGRVPIMAGTGANSTAEAIELAKYAKAVGADCQLQVVPYYNKPTQEGIYRHFKAIAEAVPELPTVLYNVPGRTVADMQHETVLRLAQVPGIVGIKEATGNIERAQWLIRDLPRGFAVYSGDDPTAVALMLCGGQGNVSVTANIAPRLMAQLCKLAIAGDARGAMEIQRKLMPVHRHLFVEANPIPLKWAMARLGLCGPALRLPMTPLSEPNEGVVEAALRASGLLA; from the coding sequence ATGACACCGATTACAGGCAGCATCGTGGCGCTGGCCACCCCGATGCACGAAGACGGCAGCGTGGACTACCCCACCCTGCGCAAGCTAGTCGATTGGCATATCGCCGAGGGCACGGCTTGCATCGGCGTGGTCGGGACCACGGGCGAGTCGCCCACGGTGGACGTCGAGGAGCACCACGAGATCATCCGCGTGTCGGTCGAACAGGCACGCGGCCGCGTGCCCATCATGGCCGGCACCGGCGCCAATTCCACCGCCGAGGCGATCGAGCTGGCGAAATATGCCAAGGCCGTGGGCGCCGACTGCCAGTTGCAGGTCGTGCCCTATTACAACAAGCCGACGCAGGAAGGCATCTACCGGCACTTCAAGGCCATCGCCGAAGCCGTGCCTGAGCTGCCCACCGTGCTGTACAACGTGCCCGGCCGCACGGTGGCCGATATGCAGCACGAAACCGTGCTGCGCCTGGCCCAGGTGCCCGGCATCGTCGGCATCAAGGAAGCCACCGGCAACATCGAGCGCGCGCAGTGGCTGATCCGCGACCTGCCCCGCGGCTTCGCCGTGTATTCCGGCGACGACCCCACTGCCGTGGCGCTGATGCTGTGCGGCGGCCAGGGCAATGTGAGCGTCACCGCCAACATCGCGCCGCGCCTGATGGCGCAGTTGTGCAAGCTGGCGATCGCCGGCGACGCGCGCGGCGCGATGGAGATCCAGCGCAAGCTGATGCCGGTGCACCGTCACCTGTTCGTCGAGGCCAACCCGATTCCGCTCAAGTGGGCGATGGCGCGCCTGGGCCTGTGCGGACCGGCCCTGCGCCTGCCGATGACGCCACTGTCCGAGCCGAATGAAGGCGTCGTCGAGGCGGCGCTGCGCGCGAGCGGCCTGCTCGCCTGA